A single window of Maribacter algicola DNA harbors:
- a CDS encoding carboxypeptidase-like regulatory domain-containing protein, producing MAKNLLASVLFLFTFFLYAQDDGRRLIYGHVLYKNVDVPNEYVINSTSEEATETDEDGEFAIRVKEGDELVFTAVNYQYQIVKITPEILEKNRIIVSVNEKITELDEVVVTPENEERFLQLRNEEFKEVEYEIDRGTEVENIALSQTDRGMQDGLNFVNIFKAIFKAKADAPDEGPQVAVSDVLRRVYDNRFFIEDLQLQQSQIEPFLTYCDQKLPARSLLRKENEFQLIDSLVNLSKSFRETLNEE from the coding sequence CAAGAACTTACTAGCATCGGTTTTGTTTCTTTTCACCTTTTTTTTGTACGCCCAGGATGATGGGAGAAGACTTATTTACGGACATGTTTTGTATAAAAACGTGGATGTTCCCAACGAATATGTGATCAACTCTACCAGCGAAGAGGCCACGGAGACGGATGAGGACGGCGAGTTTGCCATTCGCGTAAAGGAAGGGGACGAGCTTGTATTTACGGCCGTGAACTACCAATACCAGATAGTGAAAATTACGCCAGAAATCCTGGAGAAAAACAGGATAATCGTATCGGTAAACGAGAAGATTACAGAATTGGACGAAGTGGTCGTCACCCCCGAAAACGAGGAGCGCTTTTTGCAATTGCGGAACGAGGAGTTCAAAGAGGTGGAATATGAAATTGACAGGGGCACGGAAGTTGAAAATATCGCCCTTTCCCAAACGGACCGTGGCATGCAGGACGGACTTAACTTTGTGAACATCTTTAAGGCCATCTTCAAGGCCAAGGCAGATGCCCCGGACGAAGGTCCGCAGGTAGCGGTAAGCGATGTCCTTAGAAGGGTTTATGACAATCGTTTTTTTATAGAGGACCTTCAATTGCAACAAAGCCAGATAGAACCTTTTTTGACCTATTGCGACCAAAAATTACCGGCAAGGTCCCTGTTACGTAAAGAGAATGAATTTCAATTGATCGATTCCCTGGTGAATCTGAGTAAATCTTTCCGAGAAACCTTGAATGAGGAGTAA
- a CDS encoding Sec-independent protein translocase subunit TatA/TatB produces MISIHFLFISGAEIFFILFIVVMVFGADKIPGIAKGLGKGMRQLRDATDDIKREIQRSADKQGIDTSVITDIQKDIDDVKSSIDSGITKDIKKEFGEVGKKIGDISGTIKRK; encoded by the coding sequence ATGATTTCAATACATTTTTTATTCATAAGTGGTGCCGAAATATTCTTCATCCTATTTATAGTGGTGATGGTTTTTGGGGCAGATAAAATTCCTGGTATCGCCAAGGGATTGGGTAAGGGCATGAGACAATTGAGAGATGCCACGGATGATATCAAAAGGGAAATACAGCGCAGTGCCGATAAGCAGGGAATAGACACCAGTGTCATCACGGATATTCAAAAGGATATCGATGATGTAAAGAGTAGTATAGATTCCGGTATCACCAAAGACATTAAAAAGGAGTTTGGTGAGGTTGGCAAGAAAATAGGGGATATATCCGGTACCATTAAAAGAAAGTAA
- a CDS encoding O-methyltransferase, translating to MHFLSQVLEDYLTEHSQEEPEVLKELTRETHLKVIQPRMLTGRFQGRVLSVLSKIINPKFILEIGTYTGYSAICLAEGLRADGALHTIDINPELQDMQRTYFDKSGYGEHIHQHVGDALDIIPHLDFTFDLVFIDAEKKQYDNYLEAVLPKTRAGSVILSDNVLWSGKVVEPLDKNDKATKVLLDYNKKLSNHPKLDTVLLPIRDGLTLSRVK from the coding sequence ATGCATTTTTTATCGCAGGTACTGGAAGATTACTTGACCGAACACTCCCAAGAAGAACCTGAAGTTCTAAAGGAACTTACCCGGGAAACCCACCTCAAAGTTATTCAGCCAAGAATGTTGACGGGCCGTTTTCAGGGAAGGGTACTAAGCGTTCTATCTAAAATTATAAATCCCAAATTTATTCTAGAAATAGGTACCTACACGGGATATTCCGCAATATGTCTGGCCGAAGGACTGCGGGCCGACGGCGCGTTGCATACCATTGACATCAATCCGGAATTACAGGATATGCAGCGTACTTATTTCGATAAAAGTGGCTATGGGGAACATATACACCAGCATGTTGGGGATGCCCTTGACATTATTCCCCATCTGGATTTTACGTTCGATCTGGTATTCATCGATGCCGAGAAAAAACAGTACGACAACTATTTGGAGGCAGTGCTTCCCAAAACAAGGGCTGGAAGTGTTATTCTATCTGATAATGTGTTGTGGTCCGGCAAGGTCGTGGAGCCCTTGGATAAAAATGACAAAGCCACTAAAGTTTTATTGGATTACAACAAAAAATTGAGTAACCACCCTAAACTGGATACCGTATTATTGCCCATTAGGGACGGTTTGACTTTAAGTAGGGTAAAATAA
- a CDS encoding phosphatase PAP2 family protein, with translation MWDLLLEWDQKILIFFNNLGADPYDTFWQTVTKYPPWIPLFLLFLTLILKSRPWREALGLLFVLGIMVLFVETFSNLTKLFFERLRPNNDEAIKSLIRVLANPSSYSFFSGHAAMSFSVTTFLYFSLRQRFRWIWICYIWPLFFIASRIYLGVHYPSDILVGALFGLLSAWIFQALHSNLILPYLKSNRP, from the coding sequence ATGTGGGACCTACTTTTGGAATGGGACCAGAAAATTTTGATATTCTTCAATAATCTGGGTGCGGACCCATACGATACTTTCTGGCAAACCGTCACGAAATATCCACCTTGGATTCCTCTTTTCTTACTCTTTTTAACTTTGATCCTTAAATCAAGACCTTGGAGGGAAGCACTAGGATTGTTATTCGTTCTTGGCATCATGGTTTTGTTCGTGGAGACCTTTTCCAACCTGACCAAATTGTTTTTTGAACGGTTACGGCCCAATAATGATGAAGCAATCAAATCCCTCATACGGGTTTTGGCAAACCCTTCGAGCTATAGTTTTTTTTCTGGACATGCGGCTATGTCCTTTTCGGTGACAACTTTCCTTTATTTTTCTTTGAGGCAACGTTTCCGGTGGATTTGGATATGCTACATATGGCCACTCTTTTTTATTGCAAGCCGTATCTATTTGGGGGTACACTATCCCTCAGATATCCTCGTGGGGGCCTTGTTTGGACTACTTTCGGCTTGGATATTCCAGGCATTACATTCAAACCTTATTTTACCCTACTTAAAGTCAAACCGTCCCTAA
- a CDS encoding M1 family metallopeptidase produces the protein MRIFKHTFASLLFFVGAISFAQEEAQQKREPGHYNQSKFKQLYEEFATPNTYRSASGAPGPDYYQQQADYVMDITLDDKNAKIFGEETITYTNNSPDDLEYLWLQLDQNVRAKDSKAPLRNGGGVPLAEQPDGFASKYMGEPFDGGFNIDYVKDASGKALPYTINFTMMRVDIPTPLKSGEQYTFSVKWNYNIPDHTVNRARSGYEYFPKDGNRAYVIAQFFPRMAVYSDVEGWQNHQFWGSGEFALTFGNYEVDITVPADHILDGTGVLQNRKEVYSKEMMQRYEKATKSYDKPVIIVTQEEVEAAEKGFSNKTKTWKLKAENVRDFAFATSRKFILDMQAVKIGNRDVMAVSMYPKEGNPLWEDYSTKVVAHTLRSYSAHTFDYPYPKAISVHAKNQGMEYPMICWNYGRPNEDGTYSDRVKYGMMSVIIHEVGHNFFPMIVNSDERQWGWMDEGLDTFMQYMAEQEFGEAFPEAIAPNDKYPSRRGDPAKIVPYMSGDQSTISPIMSNPENVYQLGPNAYAKPATALNILRETVMGRELFDHAFKTYAQRWMFKHPTPEDFFRTMEDASAVDLDYFWRGWFYTTDYVDIGVKGIKKYYVTDKPTKKMQEYMAARNITEADLPPMVYLAEEDSEDFDPNLKGKSPSESSQTLKEFMMDNMTAEERAAVKEPKYFYEITYDKPGGIPMPLIVEYTYADGTTQNITYPAEIWRKNDDEVSIVVSSSTELTGIVVDPKMETADIDTTNNSWPKKEEQNDFDKFKENIKGK, from the coding sequence ATGAGAATATTCAAGCACACTTTTGCCTCGCTTTTATTTTTTGTGGGTGCTATATCCTTTGCACAGGAGGAAGCACAACAGAAAAGGGAGCCAGGCCACTACAATCAGAGCAAATTCAAGCAATTGTATGAGGAATTTGCGACCCCTAATACCTATCGCTCGGCATCGGGTGCACCTGGTCCGGATTATTATCAGCAACAGGCGGATTATGTAATGGATATTACCTTGGACGATAAGAATGCCAAGATTTTTGGCGAGGAAACTATCACCTATACCAATAACTCTCCGGATGATTTGGAGTATTTATGGTTGCAGTTGGACCAGAATGTACGTGCCAAGGATTCAAAGGCACCTTTGAGAAACGGTGGGGGCGTACCCTTGGCAGAGCAACCGGATGGTTTTGCCTCGAAATATATGGGAGAGCCTTTTGACGGTGGTTTCAATATCGATTATGTGAAGGATGCTTCTGGAAAAGCATTGCCATATACCATCAATTTTACAATGATGCGCGTGGATATTCCAACACCATTAAAAAGTGGAGAGCAATATACCTTTTCCGTTAAGTGGAACTACAACATTCCAGACCATACCGTTAACCGTGCTCGTTCAGGCTATGAATATTTTCCAAAGGATGGTAATCGTGCCTATGTAATTGCCCAGTTTTTTCCAAGAATGGCCGTATATAGTGATGTGGAGGGATGGCAGAACCATCAGTTCTGGGGTAGTGGCGAATTCGCCCTTACCTTTGGGAATTATGAGGTAGATATTACCGTACCCGCAGATCATATTCTGGACGGTACCGGAGTACTCCAGAATCGAAAGGAGGTCTATTCCAAAGAAATGATGCAGCGTTATGAGAAGGCAACAAAATCCTATGATAAGCCCGTAATCATTGTAACACAGGAAGAGGTGGAAGCCGCAGAAAAGGGCTTTTCAAATAAGACTAAGACATGGAAGCTTAAGGCTGAAAACGTTCGTGACTTCGCTTTTGCAACTTCCCGAAAGTTCATTTTGGATATGCAAGCTGTCAAAATAGGAAATAGGGACGTGATGGCGGTTTCCATGTATCCAAAGGAGGGAAACCCGTTATGGGAGGATTATTCCACCAAGGTGGTTGCCCATACGTTGAGGTCTTATTCCGCACACACGTTTGATTATCCCTATCCCAAGGCCATCTCCGTTCATGCTAAGAATCAAGGAATGGAGTATCCCATGATTTGCTGGAACTACGGTAGGCCCAATGAGGACGGTACCTATTCGGATAGGGTGAAATACGGGATGATGAGCGTAATTATCCATGAGGTAGGACATAACTTTTTCCCCATGATCGTGAACTCCGATGAGCGTCAGTGGGGCTGGATGGACGAAGGTCTTGATACATTTATGCAGTACATGGCAGAACAGGAATTTGGGGAAGCGTTTCCTGAAGCCATCGCTCCCAACGATAAATACCCTTCTAGAAGGGGCGACCCGGCGAAGATAGTTCCTTATATGAGTGGGGACCAAAGTACCATTTCGCCCATCATGTCCAATCCGGAGAACGTATACCAGTTAGGTCCAAATGCCTATGCAAAACCAGCTACAGCGTTGAATATCCTGAGGGAAACCGTGATGGGAAGGGAATTGTTCGACCATGCTTTCAAGACCTACGCCCAAAGATGGATGTTCAAGCACCCAACCCCAGAGGATTTCTTCAGGACGATGGAAGATGCCTCCGCCGTGGACTTGGATTATTTTTGGAGAGGATGGTTTTATACCACGGATTATGTGGACATTGGTGTAAAAGGTATCAAGAAATACTACGTGACGGACAAACCCACCAAGAAAATGCAGGAATATATGGCCGCCCGCAACATCACGGAGGCAGATTTGCCACCCATGGTTTATCTGGCCGAAGAAGACAGCGAGGACTTTGACCCTAATCTGAAAGGAAAATCGCCCTCCGAAAGTTCGCAAACACTCAAGGAATTTATGATGGACAATATGACCGCTGAAGAAAGGGCGGCCGTGAAAGAGCCAAAATATTTTTATGAGATTACCTATGATAAGCCAGGAGGCATCCCCATGCCCTTGATCGTGGAGTATACCTATGCCGATGGTACTACACAAAACATCACCTATCCTGCGGAAATCTGGAGAAAGAACGATGACGAGGTGAGCATTGTAGTTTCTTCTTCTACAGAGTTAACTGGTATCGTTGTGGATCCAAAAATGGAAACAGCGGATATAGACACTACCAACAATTCTTGGCCTAAAAAAGAGGAACAAAACGACTTTGACAAGTTCAAGGAAAACATCAAAGGAAAATAA
- a CDS encoding DUF6702 family protein has translation MKHLKKGLFLVLLLLFAFTAAHKFYISVTNVGYSEKEDALQIITRVFLDDMNAVLKERYGIASKLGTKSESELDLEYLEKYLRSKFIVEIDGKKVDYTFLGKKYDTDMVICYIEVPKINLPEVSSIAITNEVLTDLFDDQQNVVHFKIKGQKKSFVLVKSDTKGMLNL, from the coding sequence ATGAAACATCTAAAAAAGGGGCTGTTCCTGGTACTGTTGCTCTTGTTCGCCTTTACGGCGGCTCATAAATTTTATATTAGCGTCACCAACGTTGGTTATTCGGAAAAGGAGGATGCCCTACAAATCATAACCCGTGTTTTTTTGGACGATATGAACGCAGTTTTGAAAGAGCGATACGGGATTGCTTCAAAATTGGGTACTAAATCGGAGTCCGAATTGGACCTAGAGTATTTGGAAAAATATCTGCGTTCCAAATTTATCGTTGAAATAGATGGCAAAAAGGTAGATTATACCTTTTTGGGCAAGAAGTATGATACGGATATGGTCATCTGTTATATAGAGGTCCCCAAAATCAACCTCCCGGAAGTTTCCAGCATTGCTATTACCAATGAGGTGCTAACGGATTTGTTCGATGATCAACAAAACGTGGTCCACTTTAAGATCAAAGGCCAAAAAAAGAGTTTTGTCCTCGTGAAATCCGATACTAAAGGAATGTTAAATTTGTAA